In Spirosoma aureum, a single genomic region encodes these proteins:
- a CDS encoding flavodoxin family protein: MKGKDVLLICKSVHHGNTLKVAQRMAEVLDAVIEDPLQVTPEEINAYSLIGFGSGIYNRKPHSVLLHLVDTIEVQKQKKAFIFSTATFPWAPALQPLRDKLTHKGFILLGEFSCKGFIDEGIIKYFFGGLNKGRPNEKDLHEASVFAKNIRDNYLTTRVVKSGSSII; this comes from the coding sequence ATGAAAGGAAAGGATGTATTACTGATCTGTAAATCGGTCCATCACGGCAATACACTGAAAGTTGCCCAGAGAATGGCCGAGGTTTTGGATGCCGTGATTGAAGATCCTCTACAGGTGACTCCGGAAGAAATCAACGCTTATTCACTTATTGGATTTGGCTCTGGGATTTACAATCGAAAGCCCCATTCGGTTTTACTCCATTTGGTCGATACGATTGAGGTGCAGAAGCAGAAAAAGGCGTTTATATTCTCAACGGCAACGTTCCCCTGGGCACCGGCTCTCCAGCCTTTGCGGGATAAGCTAACGCATAAAGGCTTCATACTTCTGGGAGAATTCAGTTGTAAAGGCTTTATCGACGAAGGTATTATTAAGTATTTTTTTGGAGGACTAAACAAAGGAAGGCCCAATGAAAAGGATCTGCACGAGGCTTCTGTTTTTGCTAAAAATATACGAGATAACTACCTAACTACAAGAGTTGTAAAAAGCGGATCGTCTATTATTTGA
- a CDS encoding DsbA family protein, with protein MSQSYDQESIHNLNPNGLSLVEYGDYSCLRCQALQKVVNRIFPPFEGKLSYQFRHFPNLSHPRAFFMSLMAEAARRQGKYSVMHQALFVQANPISIKSAPELAKSLGLQIEWFLADLQDETLKDQIWADIEQGRQDGVVQTPMLFLGIHRLHGKLTQARLGPLLNQYVKRPLLLRNEASGVTSLNDATGRYH; from the coding sequence ATGAGCCAATCGTACGATCAGGAATCGATTCATAATCTTAACCCGAACGGGCTGAGTTTGGTAGAATATGGCGACTACAGTTGCCTACGGTGTCAGGCACTTCAGAAAGTGGTCAATAGAATTTTCCCTCCGTTCGAGGGTAAACTATCGTATCAATTCCGGCATTTTCCGAACCTGAGCCATCCCAGAGCCTTTTTCATGTCACTAATGGCTGAAGCAGCCCGACGACAGGGTAAGTACAGTGTTATGCATCAGGCTCTGTTTGTTCAGGCGAATCCAATTTCAATTAAGTCAGCTCCGGAATTGGCAAAATCGCTTGGCCTCCAGATAGAGTGGTTTCTGGCTGATCTTCAGGATGAAACACTCAAAGACCAGATATGGGCAGACATCGAGCAGGGAAGGCAGGATGGAGTGGTGCAGACGCCAATGCTGTTTCTGGGTATTCACCGTTTACATGGTAAACTGACTCAGGCTCGGTTAGGACCACTGCTTAACCAGTATGTGAAACGACCCTTATTACTCAGAAATGAAGCTTCAGGTGTAACCAGCTTAAATGACGCTACCGGCAGATACCACTAA
- a CDS encoding phosphatidate cytidylyltransferase produces MQGTLNDEQINYLLQSQAIGRLVCHAAAKGYAVPITYVYDGQYIYGQTKDGLKVQTLRQNPSVCFEVDTILNMDNWQSVIIQGVYEELIGEESQHAQHLIVDRITPPLVSETVVPSPGLDMHQISYPASLVTFRIRIQEKFGLYETDNIQAGNWSVLPKDRHVFTVRLLTGIGLVITITSLVFVGDYGFLVLLMLINGLGLWEFYRLFTTPSISPLKLPGFVSSTVLLISVFLALKNHSFGLLPLITIPLTFGVFLIQLYKPSSHPFQNIAFTLLAILCITFPLALFNGVAFFSTNQGLYDPTLVFAYFCLLWANDTGAFITGKLLGKYPLFKRISPKKTWEGSLGGIVCTLAAAYLTLPLVPKMDANYWLFIALIIVVSGTYGDLVKSMMKRSLSVKDAGTLLPGHGGILDRFDSLLGSTPFVYTYLQLIHSL; encoded by the coding sequence ATGCAGGGAACTTTGAATGATGAGCAAATCAATTACCTACTTCAGAGTCAGGCAATTGGCCGACTTGTGTGCCATGCGGCTGCAAAAGGTTACGCAGTACCCATTACGTATGTCTATGATGGACAATACATCTATGGCCAAACAAAAGATGGTCTAAAGGTTCAGACACTCAGGCAAAATCCTTCCGTTTGCTTCGAAGTGGATACCATTCTGAATATGGATAACTGGCAATCGGTTATTATCCAGGGCGTTTATGAAGAACTGATAGGAGAAGAAAGCCAACATGCACAACACTTAATCGTTGACCGAATAACGCCCCCTCTGGTTAGCGAAACGGTTGTTCCTTCTCCTGGTTTGGACATGCATCAAATTAGCTACCCAGCCAGCTTAGTCACCTTCCGTATACGTATACAGGAAAAGTTTGGTCTGTATGAAACTGATAATATACAGGCTGGTAATTGGTCTGTGTTGCCCAAAGATCGGCATGTATTTACGGTGCGCCTACTAACAGGAATCGGACTAGTCATTACCATCACCAGTCTAGTATTCGTGGGCGATTATGGCTTTCTAGTCCTCTTAATGTTGATCAACGGACTAGGCTTATGGGAGTTTTATCGATTATTTACGACACCGTCCATTTCTCCTCTGAAGCTTCCGGGCTTCGTATCATCAACGGTGCTACTAATCAGTGTTTTTCTGGCCCTGAAAAATCACTCGTTCGGACTATTGCCACTGATTACAATTCCCCTGACTTTCGGTGTATTTCTTATCCAGTTATATAAGCCATCCTCCCATCCGTTCCAGAATATTGCCTTCACACTACTTGCTATTCTTTGTATTACGTTCCCCCTTGCCTTATTTAACGGAGTTGCGTTTTTTTCAACAAATCAGGGCCTATACGATCCAACTTTAGTGTTCGCTTATTTCTGCTTATTATGGGCTAATGATACTGGTGCTTTTATCACTGGAAAACTACTAGGAAAGTATCCACTATTCAAACGTATATCTCCCAAAAAAACATGGGAAGGTAGTCTCGGTGGTATAGTTTGCACTTTAGCGGCTGCATATCTGACCTTACCTCTTGTGCCTAAGATGGATGCAAATTACTGGCTTTTCATTGCGCTAATCATTGTCGTGAGTGGTACGTATGGCGATTTGGTCAAATCCATGATGAAACGAAGCCTTAGCGTGAAAGATGCTGGCACTCTTCTACCCGGTCACGGCGGTATCCTCGACCGATTTGACTCACTGCTAGGTTCAACTCCTTTTGTCTATACGTATTTACAGCTCATTCATTCCCTTTAA
- a CDS encoding CDP-alcohol phosphatidyltransferase family protein — MYLAYRLVASPFLFLLDLTENLDGFKWVFPSSFLSDALDGYFARKYKVIRYWGNGWTPLPIS, encoded by the coding sequence ATTTATCTCGCCTATCGGCTGGTTGCTTCTCCGTTTCTATTCTTATTAGACCTAACGGAGAACCTAGACGGGTTTAAATGGGTGTTTCCTAGCAGCTTTCTATCTGATGCCCTGGATGGTTACTTTGCCCGAAAATACAAAGTGATCAGATATTGGGGGAACGGCTGGACTCCCTTGCCGATCAGTTGA
- a CDS encoding T9SS type A sorting domain-containing protein — translation MIAPCALAQPSSPPPIFWDRTLKANIDFPSYDQPASLVGTLPTADGGLLMMIQAAKPILIKLDYAGRTSWTKEFQPGTRIGGVAKAQDDLLVTLQAAGPILMKLNNTGETIWAKEFPTQNNLIRFQQLNDGGIIAILKASWPILTKLEQGGKTAWTKEFTGENDIFSVSETNDGNLLVLGSKRIDSEISTLFTSQIGRDGITRSYFVLYEAGKQYSLLSPMLTPSGLITTSDGGLIVAARSFPAGQTNPVTAELIKFNQQGEMKWKYGYGLNSLSMLFKASDNKYLVGYGGAINYMDNDGNVLFKKDNVVIRGTNLTPTTDGGFVSIFETQAIRANLYLYKYDAQFNEVATDVLVRAPSAVYQSYFFGPTKDGGTLLCFLNSFGVYQSSIIKYNASLGREWQRDKIAGFPLLLPYGTDGSFFIISTPPLLDEGLIGEAGLQVTKQSLGRLVIGRPSYDCPTGSITLNVSGGDGSPVVYTAPGITRSSLSSNSGIVEAELRRDPKPILIQATQSAYTISYEFDLKEACTNALTPLPPVLVQPIPDQFLTVGQPIPGSGFPVGLYFVDPTPYSPNYRYDWSFKVTGLPDGLYVFTKSMLSGPNPVSVVLGTPSQIGVYTVQVQANTASFPDKPVITTYKLTVSAGGFVLVQPTYDCQNGAIHFNTQGGDGSPIEYMSAGITDWTSNPDRFVDKESRTASDVQPFMLYARQNGQTVSYVWNLKAACGRSRLGVAETSSPLTLTLLSNPVPDQVRVLIQGVEGQSVQLRLTNQQGKVLESRHINQVSEDELQQFQINQSEPGVLFLQAYTNTQTQTVKIIKQ, via the coding sequence ATGATTGCACCGTGTGCTCTCGCGCAACCATCATCCCCACCCCCTATTTTCTGGGATCGGACGCTAAAAGCTAACATTGATTTTCCGTCCTACGATCAGCCAGCTAGCCTGGTTGGTACATTGCCAACGGCGGATGGTGGACTTCTGATGATGATACAGGCGGCTAAACCAATCCTGATCAAACTCGATTATGCGGGTAGAACAAGCTGGACCAAAGAGTTTCAACCAGGAACCAGAATTGGTGGTGTCGCCAAAGCACAGGATGATCTGTTGGTTACGTTACAGGCAGCCGGGCCGATCCTGATGAAACTAAACAATACAGGCGAAACGATATGGGCAAAGGAGTTCCCCACCCAAAACAACCTTATCCGGTTTCAACAATTGAATGATGGGGGAATTATTGCCATTCTGAAGGCTTCCTGGCCGATTCTCACCAAGTTAGAGCAGGGCGGCAAAACCGCCTGGACAAAGGAATTTACGGGTGAGAACGACATTTTTAGTGTATCAGAGACAAATGACGGTAATCTTTTAGTGCTTGGGAGCAAGCGAATCGATTCGGAAATAAGTACCTTATTCACCTCCCAGATAGGCAGGGATGGTATTACCAGATCGTATTTTGTGCTCTACGAAGCGGGAAAACAGTATAGCCTGCTAAGTCCGATGCTTACCCCCTCTGGTTTGATTACGACTTCCGATGGAGGGTTAATCGTAGCAGCCCGTTCGTTCCCAGCCGGGCAAACCAATCCCGTAACCGCAGAACTCATCAAGTTTAATCAGCAGGGCGAGATGAAGTGGAAATACGGTTACGGACTTAATTCACTGTCGATGCTGTTCAAAGCAAGTGATAATAAGTATTTGGTGGGTTACGGGGGAGCAATCAACTACATGGATAATGATGGGAACGTCTTGTTCAAGAAGGATAACGTTGTCATTCGTGGGACTAATTTAACGCCAACTACGGATGGAGGATTTGTGTCTATTTTCGAAACCCAGGCGATAAGGGCAAATCTTTACCTGTATAAATACGACGCTCAATTTAACGAAGTAGCAACAGACGTTCTAGTTAGAGCACCTTCGGCCGTCTATCAATCTTACTTTTTTGGACCAACCAAGGACGGTGGCACACTCTTATGTTTTTTGAATAGTTTCGGGGTTTACCAATCGTCAATCATTAAATACAATGCGTCTTTAGGTAGGGAGTGGCAACGAGACAAAATTGCTGGTTTCCCGCTACTTCTCCCTTACGGAACAGATGGAAGCTTTTTTATAATAAGCACACCACCTTTGTTGGACGAGGGGCTCATTGGCGAAGCAGGCCTACAGGTTACCAAACAGTCACTGGGACGACTGGTGATAGGTCGACCGAGTTATGACTGCCCGACAGGATCAATTACGTTGAATGTGAGCGGAGGAGATGGTTCTCCCGTTGTCTATACGGCACCCGGCATTACCCGATCCTCCCTTAGCTCAAATTCAGGCATTGTAGAAGCAGAGCTACGCCGGGATCCGAAGCCTATTTTAATTCAGGCCACTCAGAGTGCCTATACGATAAGTTATGAGTTTGACCTCAAAGAGGCCTGTACCAACGCACTGACCCCACTGCCGCCAGTTCTGGTGCAACCCATTCCTGACCAGTTCCTGACAGTGGGGCAACCCATTCCTGGTAGTGGCTTTCCCGTGGGATTGTATTTTGTCGACCCTACGCCTTATTCGCCCAACTACAGATATGACTGGTCTTTTAAGGTTACGGGGTTGCCCGACGGTTTATATGTCTTCACCAAAAGTATGCTGTCCGGGCCTAATCCTGTCAGCGTTGTTCTGGGTACGCCTTCTCAAATTGGTGTGTATACAGTACAGGTACAGGCCAACACCGCATCTTTCCCGGATAAGCCTGTCATCACTACCTATAAGTTAACGGTATCGGCCGGTGGGTTCGTCCTGGTCCAGCCTACCTACGATTGTCAGAATGGCGCTATTCATTTTAATACGCAGGGTGGAGACGGATCGCCCATTGAGTATATGTCGGCTGGCATTACTGACTGGACGTCCAATCCCGACCGCTTTGTTGATAAAGAGAGCCGTACAGCCAGCGATGTGCAGCCTTTTATGTTGTATGCACGCCAGAACGGGCAAACCGTCAGCTACGTCTGGAATTTGAAAGCAGCCTGTGGGCGGTCGCGACTGGGGGTGGCCGAAACCTCCAGCCCTTTAACCTTGACGCTTTTGAGCAATCCGGTTCCGGATCAAGTTAGGGTACTTATCCAGGGCGTTGAGGGTCAATCGGTACAGCTTCGGCTAACCAACCAACAAGGGAAAGTATTGGAAAGTCGGCACATCAATCAGGTAAGTGAAGATGAACTGCAACAATTTCAGATCAATCAGTCAGAACCGGGTGTATTGTTTTTGCAGGCCTATACCAACACGCAGACGCAGACTGTTAAAATTATAAAACAATAA
- a CDS encoding universal stress protein, whose product MKTILSPTYLSLETDLPMYVAVSLAHSYQTEVILLHLLNSPTIRNDSSGQLCAISGQAVELLVIVSPAVTLLDIFLTNISVDVFVPYAHCSVLFTKTLPIYSPPKNVLLAVDVDDRRKSNQAFPFTLNKQGVRQFLYVMPPTDYRDAEEVVEVCSWVNDFACAKGISDFSFAIHPAQYVAKNILLRAEALQADLIVLFDYGSGQIAHRRWGSVIKDVLAQAQIPVLIMQG is encoded by the coding sequence ATGAAAACTATTCTGTCCCCTACATATTTGAGTCTCGAAACCGACCTTCCTATGTACGTAGCCGTCAGCCTGGCGCATAGCTACCAAACGGAAGTCATTTTGTTACATCTATTGAATTCACCAACGATTCGTAATGACAGTAGCGGACAGCTCTGTGCCATTAGCGGTCAGGCTGTAGAGTTACTGGTGATCGTCTCTCCAGCAGTTACCTTATTAGATATATTTTTAACCAATATATCTGTGGACGTTTTTGTTCCCTATGCGCACTGCTCGGTATTGTTCACTAAAACCCTTCCCATTTATTCTCCACCCAAAAACGTGCTTTTGGCGGTGGATGTGGATGATCGACGGAAGTCTAACCAGGCTTTCCCATTTACCCTTAACAAACAGGGTGTCAGGCAGTTCCTGTACGTTATGCCCCCTACCGATTACCGTGACGCCGAAGAAGTTGTTGAGGTTTGTAGCTGGGTAAACGACTTCGCCTGTGCGAAAGGGATCAGCGACTTTTCGTTTGCGATCCATCCAGCTCAATATGTGGCAAAAAACATCCTTCTCCGTGCTGAAGCACTACAGGCAGATCTGATCGTGCTGTTTGACTATGGTTCGGGGCAGATAGCCCATCGGCGGTGGGGTAGCGTGATTAAAGATGTGTTGGCACAGGCGCAGATCCCCGTATTGATTATGCAGGGGTAG
- a CDS encoding universal stress protein, whose product MYKILLLTDFSLASRHAIAYAQALFSDTSVDFCLLHTFPLVPVEGYSGSLLLGEQIESAEKSIKSLKHAIKQQEPTYHTYRSQVALGTPAHAVEVILTQQYFDLVVLGATGLGKNELFGSVATGMIRQAKTNVLTVPVSAPIQPVKRIVLAIDYTSINDAESLHLLSDIANRKAALVTLLSIENPNIRKMQGTETSRQYVLGALANVSTEIDCVHEEDVRYGIKNYLKEHSVDLLVMLPHHKGFLDVVTQKSVSRSVAFQPKVPLLTLYDEKIKGASSENKPDIDEIPFNTYL is encoded by the coding sequence ATGTACAAGATCCTGTTACTCACTGATTTTTCGCTTGCTTCACGCCATGCCATTGCTTACGCCCAGGCTCTCTTTTCTGATACATCCGTAGACTTCTGCCTGCTACATACGTTTCCGCTTGTTCCCGTAGAGGGTTACAGTGGTAGCCTGTTGCTAGGCGAACAGATAGAGTCTGCGGAGAAGTCGATAAAGTCCCTTAAACACGCCATCAAGCAGCAGGAGCCTACCTATCACACCTATCGATCTCAGGTGGCACTGGGCACACCGGCCCATGCCGTTGAGGTAATTCTAACCCAGCAATACTTCGATCTGGTTGTTCTGGGAGCCACTGGCTTGGGCAAAAATGAACTGTTCGGTAGTGTAGCGACGGGGATGATTCGTCAAGCCAAAACGAACGTACTGACAGTGCCGGTCTCCGCCCCAATCCAACCTGTTAAACGAATTGTACTGGCAATCGACTACACATCCATCAATGATGCGGAGTCTCTGCATCTATTGAGCGACATCGCTAACCGTAAAGCCGCTCTGGTAACGCTCCTTTCTATCGAAAATCCCAACATACGCAAAATGCAGGGCACCGAAACCAGCCGTCAATACGTCCTTGGTGCACTGGCGAACGTGTCAACGGAAATCGATTGCGTTCATGAAGAGGATGTGCGGTACGGAATCAAAAATTACCTGAAAGAGCATTCCGTTGACTTGTTGGTCATGCTGCCCCATCATAAGGGTTTCCTGGATGTGGTGACTCAAAAAAGTGTGAGTCGTTCCGTCGCCTTTCAGCCCAAAGTTCCACTGCTGACGCTCTATGATGAAAAGATCAAGGGTGCTTCATCAGAGAATAAACCAGACATCGATGAGATTCCTTTTAATACCTATCTATAA
- a CDS encoding MBL fold metallo-hydrolase, protein MKVEQIYTNCLAEAAYYIESEGEVAIIDPLRETKPYMDRASVNGATIKYVFETHFHADFVSGHVDLAAKTGATIVYGPTAQPNYNAYIATDGEAFPLGQVTIRVLHTPGHTMESTSFLLLDEMGKETALFTGDTLLIGDVGRPDLAVKTDLTQEDLAGYLYDSLHMKIMPLPDNILIYPGHGAGSACGKHMSQETTDTLGHQKQVNYALRVQTKQEFINEVTSGLTPPPPYFPKDAVLNKMGCKSVDEVICKGLQPLSARAFDVDATEEKAVIIDVRSAQEFGRGFIPNSINIGLEGQFAGWAGTLISELRQPILLVAPEEQTEEAVLRLARVGYDNCIGYLKGGFATWQATHRDIDTIASISADAFADLFQKTPSLSMLDVRRKNEYDIEHVVGAENLPLESILDNLERIDKNTTYYVYCAGGYRSMIAMSLLKAHGFTNLMNVTGGFTALKQTGRLPLMDCLVTTL, encoded by the coding sequence ATGAAAGTAGAACAAATCTATACAAATTGCTTGGCCGAAGCCGCCTATTACATTGAATCGGAAGGAGAAGTCGCGATTATCGATCCACTCCGTGAAACGAAGCCCTATATGGATCGGGCCAGCGTGAACGGGGCCACCATCAAATATGTGTTTGAGACGCATTTTCACGCCGATTTTGTATCGGGTCATGTCGATCTGGCGGCTAAAACCGGAGCAACTATTGTCTATGGGCCCACGGCACAACCCAATTATAATGCGTATATCGCTACCGACGGCGAAGCGTTTCCACTTGGACAGGTTACGATACGCGTGTTGCATACGCCCGGCCACACGATGGAATCGACTTCGTTTTTATTACTGGACGAAATGGGCAAAGAAACTGCCCTGTTCACCGGTGATACGTTATTAATTGGCGATGTTGGTCGCCCTGATTTGGCCGTTAAGACAGACCTTACGCAGGAGGATTTGGCCGGTTATCTGTACGACAGTCTGCATATGAAAATAATGCCACTGCCTGATAACATATTAATTTATCCGGGTCATGGTGCCGGCTCGGCGTGTGGCAAGCATATGAGTCAGGAAACAACTGATACGCTTGGTCATCAGAAGCAGGTTAATTATGCCCTACGGGTGCAAACCAAACAGGAATTTATCAACGAAGTGACCAGCGGGTTAACACCTCCACCCCCGTATTTTCCGAAAGACGCTGTTCTCAACAAAATGGGCTGTAAATCCGTCGATGAAGTAATCTGTAAGGGGCTGCAGCCGCTCTCTGCCCGGGCTTTTGATGTAGATGCTACCGAAGAAAAAGCAGTAATTATTGATGTGCGATCAGCACAGGAATTTGGCAGGGGCTTTATCCCCAACTCGATAAACATTGGCTTGGAAGGACAGTTTGCCGGTTGGGCAGGAACCCTCATTTCAGAACTACGGCAACCCATTCTGCTCGTTGCGCCGGAGGAGCAGACAGAAGAAGCGGTGCTGCGGCTGGCTCGTGTGGGGTATGACAACTGTATTGGTTATTTAAAAGGTGGATTTGCTACGTGGCAGGCCACGCATCGTGACATCGATACGATTGCTTCGATCTCTGCCGACGCATTCGCTGACTTGTTTCAGAAAACCCCTTCACTGTCAATGCTAGATGTCCGTCGAAAAAATGAATATGACATTGAACACGTAGTGGGTGCTGAAAATTTGCCATTAGAGTCTATCCTCGACAACTTGGAGAGGATAGATAAAAACACTACGTATTATGTGTATTGTGCAGGTGGCTACCGGTCCATGATTGCCATGTCATTGTTAAAGGCACATGGATTTACCAATCTAATGAATGTAACTGGCGGCTTTACGGCGCTTAAGCAAACAGGCAGACTCCCCCTGATGGATTGCCTGGTCACGACACTATAG
- a CDS encoding pyridoxamine 5'-phosphate oxidase family protein: MRFTLSPRVTDHVLSSQLFGHLGTNANGQLMIWPVTYLFDGQAIYGQIQEDELTSLLQTNPNVCFEVSELTNPFDWRSVVIQGIYEELQGEERRYVEQLLGPARISPMLFQPTLDLAHFELPATIVYRIRIRNKTGYHQVSQVQPVNSNCVPA, translated from the coding sequence ATGCGCTTTACGTTATCCCCCCGCGTAACGGACCATGTCCTGAGTTCCCAGCTGTTTGGTCATCTTGGCACCAATGCCAATGGGCAACTAATGATCTGGCCTGTTACCTACCTCTTCGATGGACAAGCGATTTATGGTCAAATTCAGGAAGATGAACTGACTTCGCTTTTACAAACAAATCCAAACGTTTGTTTTGAGGTGTCCGAGTTAACCAATCCCTTCGACTGGCGTAGTGTGGTGATCCAGGGTATTTATGAAGAACTACAGGGCGAGGAGCGACGTTATGTCGAGCAGCTATTAGGACCGGCGCGAATAAGCCCTATGCTTTTTCAACCTACACTCGATTTGGCTCATTTTGAGTTACCAGCAACCATCGTGTACAGGATTCGAATACGCAACAAAACGGGATATCACCAGGTAAGTCAAGTTCAGCCAGTCAATTCAAATTGTGTCCCTGCCTAG
- a CDS encoding nicotinate-nucleotide adenylyltransferase, with product MNRQNFFVSFCVLILGLSIQSFAQVLLPEIKVLAVNYKYLGAVNNKAVAVPVKQLERKAAVFDLKDTDFYEDEYDNYFVTFFIPEGKILAAYDKNGKLLHTAEKFKNIALPLLVSQSVAKKYPNWHIAKDVYLVNYHESNGVTKKYKILLENGTKRMRIKTNEKGEFI from the coding sequence ATGAATCGACAAAATTTTTTTGTAAGCTTTTGTGTACTTATTCTTGGGCTATCCATTCAATCGTTCGCCCAAGTGTTATTACCCGAAATCAAGGTACTTGCCGTCAATTATAAATACCTTGGCGCAGTCAATAACAAAGCAGTGGCGGTACCCGTTAAACAACTTGAACGGAAAGCGGCAGTATTCGATCTAAAAGATACTGATTTTTATGAGGATGAGTATGATAATTATTTTGTTACTTTTTTTATTCCCGAAGGAAAAATACTTGCAGCTTACGATAAAAATGGAAAACTGTTACATACTGCAGAGAAATTCAAGAACATAGCATTACCACTTCTCGTAAGTCAGTCCGTAGCCAAAAAATACCCGAACTGGCATATTGCCAAAGATGTGTATTTAGTTAACTACCATGAGTCGAATGGAGTAACTAAAAAGTATAAGATTTTATTGGAAAACGGCACAAAGCGTATGCGTATTAAAACGAATGAAAAAGGTGAGTTTATCTAA
- a CDS encoding OmpA family protein, which yields MKTIFICLITFSLSATVNAQIINPKRLFEKKANQAIEKKVDETLNNKSKKEETSKDKELPKEAEKVNPSQAALPSLQTYSRFDFIPGEKVIFFDDFTQDNIGDFPALWNTNGSAEIVTTNLFPGRWMKFASRNAIWTDGLLKLPDNYTLEFDVIPIKSEEGRMAGYNFRLLQSINAKSYDHGSVPGKAGFLFSCEYYGRTGYRTYINDAEGADLGLSGYKDGQQFYQVENYKYHISIWVQKARLRLYQDANKLFDLPKAFPLTDVRFDRIRFENGAAMVSNIRIAVGTPDMRNKLITEGKLVSYGIYFDVNKDVVKPESYGTLKEIASVLNENPTFKIKIVGHTDGDGADAANLDLSKRRAAAVKTEIVRIFSIDSVRIETDGQGESQPVAPNDSPSNKALNRRVEFVKL from the coding sequence ATGAAAACGATATTTATATGCCTGATCACATTTTCTCTTTCTGCAACTGTCAACGCGCAGATTATTAACCCCAAACGGTTATTTGAAAAAAAAGCAAACCAGGCCATCGAAAAAAAGGTCGATGAAACCCTTAATAATAAGAGCAAAAAAGAGGAGACCAGCAAAGATAAAGAGCTTCCTAAAGAAGCTGAAAAAGTGAATCCGTCGCAAGCTGCATTACCCTCACTACAAACCTATTCTAGGTTCGACTTTATTCCGGGCGAGAAAGTAATTTTCTTTGATGATTTTACTCAGGACAATATCGGGGACTTCCCCGCCTTATGGAATACAAATGGTTCGGCTGAAATTGTAACGACTAACCTGTTCCCCGGCCGGTGGATGAAGTTCGCTTCCCGTAATGCAATCTGGACAGATGGTTTATTAAAATTGCCTGATAACTACACCCTTGAATTCGATGTAATTCCTATCAAAAGTGAAGAAGGCCGAATGGCTGGCTATAATTTTCGGCTCCTACAAAGTATCAATGCCAAATCGTATGACCATGGATCGGTACCTGGAAAGGCTGGCTTCCTGTTCAGTTGCGAGTACTATGGACGTACGGGATACAGGACGTACATTAATGATGCAGAAGGAGCGGATTTAGGCTTGAGTGGCTACAAAGACGGACAGCAATTTTATCAAGTAGAAAATTATAAATACCACATTTCCATATGGGTGCAAAAAGCCAGGCTCAGGCTTTACCAGGATGCAAATAAACTGTTTGATCTGCCTAAAGCGTTCCCGCTGACTGACGTTCGATTTGATAGGATTCGGTTTGAAAACGGAGCCGCTATGGTTAGTAATATCCGTATCGCCGTAGGCACTCCAGATATGCGAAACAAATTGATAACGGAAGGTAAATTGGTGAGCTATGGCATCTATTTCGATGTGAATAAAGACGTAGTAAAACCGGAGTCATATGGTACGTTAAAGGAGATTGCATCCGTGCTAAACGAAAATCCAACCTTTAAAATCAAGATCGTGGGGCATACGGATGGCGATGGAGCCGACGCAGCCAATCTTGATCTTTCCAAACGTAGGGCGGCTGCCGTTAAGACCGAAATAGTCAGGATATTTAGTATCGATTCAGTCAGGATTGAAACGGACGGCCAGGGAGAATCACAACCTGTGGCACCGAATGATTCTCCTTCTAACAAAGCGTTGAACAGGCGAGTGGAATTTGTAAAACTGTAA
- a CDS encoding class I fructose-bisphosphate aldolase, with the protein MHALARYVTIDQKDRLVPIVKPEVLMEDAYIQ; encoded by the coding sequence ATGCATGCACTGGCTCGCTATGTAACCATAGACCAGAAGGACAGACTGGTACCCATTGTCAAACCTGAAGTCCTGATGGAAGACGCTTATATACAGTAA